A genome region from Halarchaeum grantii includes the following:
- a CDS encoding oligopeptide/dipeptide ABC transporter ATP-binding protein: MSNADEPVVSLEDVEVHFENQGGLFSDPDVVQAVDGVDLDIGENEIVALIGESGCGKTTLGKTAIGLQRPTGGAVKYRGQDVWKARDKDGDVDIPFDEIRRALQIIHQDPGSSLNPNRRVVSILERPLKTWQPDMTAEDRVARIHGMLARVGMKPAEDYAGRYPHQLSGGEQQRVALIRALLMNPDLILADEAVSALDVSLRVDMMDLMLELQDQFNTSYLFISHNLSNARYLTKKTGGRIGIMYLGRLVEIGPVDEVLQNPKHPYAKVLKWATPSLETDATRVQEPPIRDIDIPDPTNPPEGCRFHTRCPEAREVCKQQDPTLEGSSEDDHPAACFRAYGDDHDYWNSPSVEELEEETTEGGEGATTAD, from the coding sequence ATGAGTAACGCCGACGAACCCGTCGTCTCGCTCGAAGACGTCGAAGTTCACTTCGAGAACCAGGGCGGACTCTTCTCCGACCCCGACGTCGTGCAGGCGGTCGACGGCGTCGACCTCGACATCGGCGAGAACGAGATCGTCGCCCTGATCGGCGAATCCGGCTGTGGGAAGACGACGCTCGGGAAGACGGCGATCGGCCTCCAGCGCCCCACCGGTGGCGCCGTGAAGTATCGCGGGCAGGACGTCTGGAAGGCCCGCGACAAGGACGGCGACGTCGACATCCCGTTCGACGAGATCCGCCGCGCGCTCCAGATCATCCATCAGGACCCGGGAAGCTCGCTGAACCCCAACCGCCGCGTCGTGAGCATCCTCGAACGCCCGCTGAAGACGTGGCAGCCGGACATGACGGCCGAGGACCGCGTGGCGCGCATCCACGGGATGCTCGCGCGCGTCGGCATGAAGCCCGCCGAGGACTACGCGGGCCGCTATCCGCACCAGCTCTCGGGCGGCGAGCAACAGCGCGTCGCGCTCATCCGCGCGCTGCTGATGAACCCGGACCTCATCCTCGCGGACGAGGCCGTGAGCGCGCTCGACGTGAGTCTGCGCGTCGACATGATGGACCTGATGCTCGAACTGCAGGACCAGTTCAACACCTCCTACCTGTTCATCAGCCACAACCTCTCGAACGCCCGCTACCTGACGAAGAAGACGGGCGGTCGCATCGGCATCATGTACCTCGGTCGGCTCGTCGAGATCGGCCCGGTCGACGAGGTGCTCCAGAACCCCAAGCACCCGTACGCGAAGGTGCTGAAGTGGGCGACGCCGAGTTTGGAGACGGACGCGACGCGGGTTCAGGAGCCGCCGATTCGGGACATCGACATCCCGGACCCGACGAACCCGCCGGAGGGTTGTCGCTTCCACACGCGCTGTCCGGAGGCGCGCGAGGTCTGCAAGCAACAGGACCCCACGCTTGAGGGGTCGAGCGAGGACGACCACCCGGCCGCCTGCTTCCGGGCGTACGGCGATGACCACGACTACTGGAACAGCCCGTCCGTGGAGGAACTCGAGGAGGA
- a CDS encoding ABC transporter ATP-binding protein, giving the protein MSHQTQHLPIYTDAESDTIIEAEDLSALFDLDRGESRVLNEVDMSIERGEILGVVGESGSGKSMFASALLDAVPEPGITTGDITFYPEDGEPVDVLDQSEEELRQMRWEDISMVFQGAMDSWNPTMSIGKHFEETLKAHDVPKGEGMERARELINNVYLDPERILNAYPHELSGGMKQRALIALSLVLEPEVLVMDEPTAALDLLMQRSIIALLSELRDEYNLTMVFITHDLELAAGLANRIAVLYAFEFVEVGTADDIINDGHHPYTRALINSTPNLETPVEHMEPIRGESPDPVNVPTGCSYHSRCPLADEFCETNDPDMMITNEDAESNEVVHASACHYWEQVPEEVPLHIEGVRVDE; this is encoded by the coding sequence ATGAGTCACCAGACACAACACCTACCGATCTACACGGACGCCGAATCGGACACCATCATCGAGGCGGAGGACCTCAGCGCCCTCTTCGACCTCGACCGTGGTGAATCGCGCGTGCTGAACGAAGTCGACATGTCCATCGAGCGCGGGGAGATCCTCGGGGTCGTCGGCGAGTCCGGGAGCGGGAAGTCGATGTTCGCGTCCGCACTCCTCGACGCCGTCCCCGAACCCGGCATCACCACCGGCGACATCACGTTCTATCCGGAGGACGGCGAGCCGGTCGACGTCCTCGACCAGAGCGAGGAGGAACTCCGACAGATGCGCTGGGAGGACATCTCGATGGTCTTCCAGGGCGCGATGGACTCGTGGAACCCCACGATGTCCATCGGGAAGCACTTCGAGGAGACGCTCAAAGCCCACGACGTCCCGAAAGGGGAGGGCATGGAGCGCGCACGCGAACTCATCAACAACGTCTACCTCGACCCGGAGCGCATCCTCAACGCCTACCCGCACGAGCTCTCCGGGGGGATGAAGCAGCGCGCGCTCATCGCGCTCTCGCTCGTCCTCGAACCCGAAGTGCTCGTGATGGACGAGCCGACGGCCGCGCTCGACCTCCTGATGCAGCGCTCCATCATCGCGTTGCTCTCCGAGCTCCGCGACGAGTACAACCTCACGATGGTGTTCATCACGCACGACCTCGAGCTCGCGGCGGGGCTCGCGAACCGCATCGCCGTCCTCTACGCCTTCGAGTTCGTCGAGGTCGGCACCGCGGACGACATCATCAACGACGGCCACCACCCGTACACGCGCGCGCTCATCAACTCGACGCCGAACTTGGAGACGCCGGTCGAGCACATGGAGCCGATCAGAGGCGAGAGCCCGGACCCGGTGAACGTCCCGACCGGCTGTTCGTACCACTCGCGGTGCCCGCTCGCCGACGAGTTCTGCGAGACGAACGACCCAGACATGATGATCACGAACGAAGACGCGGAGTCGAACGAAGTCGTCCACGCCTCGGCGTGTCACTACTGGGAGCAGGTTCCAGAGGAAGTGCCGCTGCACATCGAGGGGGTGCGTGTCGATGAGTAA
- a CDS encoding ABC transporter permease, whose protein sequence is MSPTETPTDAETDADASIFDAESDTEVTRRDRYMRWLETWLFASARIAWSDWRVRIGSLIVLLYILMGTVGVMLVPEPTIGAGPRYVGPFTNWQFPLGTDNLGRGILGQIVHATPFMLQMIASGAVFAIAVATAVGTLSGYKRGTVDQVLMTITDIAMTIPGLPLVIVLSVLLQPKSPIVIGIVLTINAWAGLARSIRSQVLTIREESYIEASRTIGVPTSTIIREDILPNLMPYVVVNFVQAARNVIFSSVGLYFLGLLPTSKPNWGVMMSRAYSTAGALYTWDTAYWLIFPMITIILLVFGLILFAQGTDRLFNPRVRARHAGGGPSKSSGDADSGETKGMF, encoded by the coding sequence ATGAGTCCTACTGAGACACCCACAGACGCTGAGACGGACGCGGACGCCTCGATATTCGACGCCGAGTCGGACACCGAGGTCACTCGCCGTGACCGCTACATGCGGTGGCTCGAGACGTGGCTGTTCGCCTCCGCGCGCATCGCGTGGTCCGACTGGCGGGTTCGTATCGGCTCGCTCATCGTCCTCCTCTACATCCTGATGGGGACGGTCGGCGTCATGCTCGTCCCCGAGCCGACGATCGGCGCCGGCCCGCGCTACGTCGGGCCGTTCACGAACTGGCAGTTCCCGCTCGGCACCGACAACCTCGGTCGCGGCATCCTCGGGCAGATCGTCCACGCGACGCCGTTCATGCTCCAGATGATCGCCTCCGGTGCCGTCTTCGCCATCGCCGTCGCGACGGCCGTCGGGACGCTCTCCGGCTACAAGCGCGGCACCGTCGACCAAGTGCTCATGACGATCACGGACATCGCGATGACAATTCCGGGCCTCCCGCTCGTCATCGTCCTCTCCGTGCTCCTCCAGCCGAAGAGCCCCATCGTCATCGGTATCGTCCTCACCATCAACGCGTGGGCGGGGCTCGCGCGTTCCATCCGCTCGCAGGTGCTCACCATCCGCGAGGAGTCCTACATCGAGGCCTCGCGTACCATCGGCGTGCCGACGAGCACCATCATCCGGGAGGACATCCTCCCGAACCTGATGCCGTACGTCGTCGTCAACTTCGTGCAGGCGGCGCGCAACGTCATCTTCTCCTCGGTCGGCCTCTACTTCCTCGGCCTCCTGCCGACGTCGAAGCCGAACTGGGGCGTCATGATGAGCCGGGCGTACTCGACCGCCGGCGCGCTCTACACGTGGGACACCGCGTACTGGCTCATCTTCCCGATGATCACGATAATCCTGCTCGTCTTCGGACTCATCCTCTTCGCGCAGGGAACCGACCGCCTGTTCAACCCGCGCGTCCGCGCTCGCCACGCCGGCGGCGGCCCCTCGAAGTCGAGCGGCGACGCGGACTCGGGCGAAACCAAGGGGATGTTCTGA